The proteins below are encoded in one region of Streptomyces sp. NBC_00490:
- a CDS encoding SDR family oxidoreductase, whose protein sequence is MNAEDTGPGLRCLVTGATGYIGGRLVPELLTEGHRVRCLARSPGKLRDYPWAGETEVVRGDVLDGAAVAEAMRGIDVAYYLVHALGTGAGFEETDRRAARIFGEQARAAGVRRIVYLGGLTPKGVPERELSPHLRSRAEVGRILMASGVPTTVLRAAVVIGSGSASFEMLRYLTERLPVMVTPSWVRTRIQPVAVRDVLRALVGSARMPAEVNRAFDIGGPDVLTYREMMTGYAAVAELPRRIILPVPVLTPGLSSHWVGLVTPVPAAIARPLAESLRHEVVCHEHDIARYVPDPPGHPLGFDEAVRLALQRVRDAQVVTRWSSASFPGAPSDPLPTDPDWAGGSLYTDVRELPVDASRADLWRVIEGIGGDNGWYSFPLAWAVRGRLDRLVGGVGLRRGRRDAARLRVGDSLDFWRVEEIEPGRLLRLRAEMRLPGLAWLEMCAETDDDGRTRYRQRALFHPRGLLGHAYWWSVSPFHAAVFGGMARNIARTAARTPAAAAHRPTPTG, encoded by the coding sequence ATGAACGCCGAGGACACCGGACCCGGGCTGCGCTGCCTGGTGACCGGCGCTACGGGATACATCGGAGGCCGGCTCGTCCCCGAGCTGCTGACCGAGGGGCACCGGGTGCGCTGCCTGGCCCGGTCCCCCGGCAAACTGCGCGACTATCCGTGGGCGGGCGAGACGGAGGTGGTGCGCGGAGACGTCCTGGACGGGGCCGCGGTCGCCGAGGCCATGCGCGGGATCGACGTCGCCTACTACCTGGTCCACGCGCTCGGCACGGGCGCCGGCTTCGAGGAGACCGACCGGCGCGCGGCCCGGATCTTCGGCGAGCAGGCCCGCGCCGCGGGCGTACGGCGGATCGTCTACCTGGGCGGACTCACCCCGAAGGGCGTGCCCGAGCGGGAGCTGTCGCCGCATCTGCGGTCGCGGGCCGAGGTGGGCCGCATCCTGATGGCCTCCGGGGTGCCCACCACCGTCCTGCGGGCGGCGGTCGTCATCGGCTCGGGCTCCGCGTCCTTCGAGATGCTGCGCTATCTGACCGAGCGGCTGCCGGTGATGGTGACGCCGAGCTGGGTGCGCACCCGGATCCAGCCCGTGGCCGTGCGGGACGTGCTGCGCGCTCTCGTCGGGAGCGCGCGTATGCCGGCCGAGGTCAACCGCGCGTTCGACATCGGCGGGCCGGACGTCCTCACGTACCGGGAGATGATGACCGGGTACGCGGCCGTCGCGGAGCTTCCGCGGCGGATCATCCTCCCCGTGCCCGTGCTCACCCCCGGCCTGTCCAGTCACTGGGTCGGACTGGTGACGCCCGTGCCGGCCGCCATCGCGCGACCGCTCGCCGAGTCCCTGCGTCACGAGGTCGTCTGCCACGAGCACGACATCGCCCGGTACGTGCCCGATCCACCCGGTCATCCCCTCGGCTTCGACGAGGCGGTGCGGCTGGCCCTCCAGCGGGTCCGCGACGCTCAGGTGGTGACGCGCTGGTCCTCGGCGTCGTTCCCCGGCGCCCCCAGCGACCCGCTGCCCACCGACCCCGACTGGGCCGGCGGCAGCCTCTACACGGATGTGCGGGAGCTGCCCGTGGACGCCTCGCGCGCGGACCTGTGGCGGGTCATCGAGGGGATCGGCGGGGACAACGGCTGGTACTCCTTCCCGCTGGCCTGGGCTGTGCGCGGCCGCTTGGACCGGCTGGTGGGCGGCGTCGGTCTGCGCCGGGGACGCCGTGACGCGGCACGGCTGCGGGTCGGCGACTCCCTGGACTTCTGGCGGGTGGAGGAGATCGAGCCCGGGCGTCTGCTGCGGCTGCGGGCCGAGATGCGGCTGCCCGGCCTCGCCTGGCTGGAGATGTGCGCGGAGACCGACGACGACGGCCGCACCCGCTACCGCCAGCGGGCGCTGTTCCATCCGCGCGGTCTGCTCGGACACGCGTACTGGTGGAGCGTCTCGCCCTTCCACGCAGCGGTGTTCGGCGGGATGGCCCGCAACATCGCACGGACCGCGGCCCGCACCCCGGCCGCCGCCGCGCACCGCCCCACCCCCACCGGCTGA
- a CDS encoding cryptochrome/photolyase family protein encodes MTVSIVLFTADLRLHDHPPLRAAHEAAQVIPLFVRDRGVTGAGFTAPNRLAFLADCLRDLDAGLRRRGGRLVIRSGDVVEEVCKVATETDADEVHMAADVSAYAHRREQRLRRALEAEGRRLHVHETVTSAVPPGAVAPASSDHFAVFTPYFRHWSGVRLREPVTAPRALRVPDGIGSERLPDRGGLPGLSEGLATGGEEEARSRMTSWLRTGIASYEDRHDDLAGDATSRFSPHLHFGTLSPVELVHRARKAGGPGAEAFVRQLAWRDFHRQVLAARPAAATADYRTKHDRWRSEESAREDIEAWRNGRTGFPVVDAAMRQLRHEGWMHNRGRLLTASFLTKTLYVDWRVGARHFLELLVDGDVANNQLNWQWMAGTGTDSRPNRVLNPVTQAKRYDPDGAYIRRWVPELAGLDARSVHEPWKLRGLDRAAIDDYPDPVVELSDGLARFKRARGLD; translated from the coding sequence ATGACCGTCTCGATCGTCCTGTTCACCGCCGACCTGCGCCTCCACGACCATCCGCCGCTGCGGGCCGCACACGAGGCCGCTCAGGTGATCCCCCTGTTCGTGCGCGACCGGGGGGTGACCGGCGCCGGGTTCACCGCGCCGAACCGGCTGGCCTTCCTCGCCGACTGTCTGCGCGACCTCGACGCGGGGTTGCGCCGACGGGGCGGCCGCCTGGTGATCCGCTCCGGTGACGTCGTCGAGGAGGTGTGCAAGGTGGCCACCGAGACGGACGCCGACGAGGTGCACATGGCGGCCGATGTCAGCGCCTACGCGCACCGCCGCGAACAGCGGCTCAGACGCGCGCTGGAGGCGGAGGGCCGACGGCTCCACGTCCACGAGACGGTCACCTCGGCGGTCCCGCCGGGCGCGGTGGCACCGGCCTCCTCGGACCACTTCGCCGTGTTCACCCCGTACTTCCGGCACTGGAGCGGCGTTCGGCTGCGCGAACCCGTCACGGCCCCGCGCGCGCTACGGGTCCCGGACGGCATCGGCTCGGAGCGACTGCCCGACCGCGGCGGACTGCCGGGCCTCTCGGAGGGGCTGGCGACCGGCGGGGAGGAGGAGGCCCGGTCCCGTATGACGTCCTGGCTGCGCACCGGCATCGCCTCGTACGAGGACCGTCACGACGACCTGGCCGGCGATGCCACCTCACGCTTCTCGCCGCATCTGCACTTCGGCACCCTGTCCCCGGTCGAACTGGTCCACCGGGCGCGCAAGGCGGGCGGACCGGGCGCCGAGGCCTTCGTACGACAGCTCGCCTGGCGGGACTTCCACCGGCAGGTCCTCGCGGCGCGCCCGGCCGCCGCCACCGCCGACTACCGCACGAAGCACGACCGTTGGCGGTCCGAGGAGTCGGCACGCGAGGACATCGAGGCCTGGCGGAACGGACGCACCGGCTTCCCGGTCGTCGACGCGGCGATGCGCCAGCTGCGGCACGAGGGCTGGATGCACAACCGCGGCCGGCTGCTCACCGCGAGCTTCCTCACCAAGACGCTGTACGTCGACTGGCGCGTCGGCGCCCGGCACTTCCTGGAGCTCCTGGTCGACGGTGACGTGGCGAACAACCAGCTCAACTGGCAGTGGATGGCGGGCACCGGCACCGACTCCCGGCCCAACCGGGTGCTCAACCCGGTCACCCAGGCCAAGAGGTACGACCCGGACGGCGCGTACATCCGGCGCTGGGTGCCCGAACTGGCGGGCCTGGACGCCCGCTCGGTGCACGAGCCGTGGAAGCTGCGCGGCCTGGACCGGGCGGCGATCGACGACTATCCGGACCCGGTGGTCGAACTGTCCGACGGCCTGGCCCGGTTCAAGCGGGCCCGCGGACTGGACTGA
- a CDS encoding MerR family transcriptional regulator, with the protein MTEPPVEPGPQVLPGPPAETADVPLTTGALARRLGVSPTTLRSWDRRYGIGPAVRADGRHRRWSPADVEVLERMCRLTSSGVPPAEAARLARRATGSPPSVVDVPEQPRPRSRAAGTLPLGDVRQECRGLARAAVRLDAPAVERQLEAAVEQYGITGAWQEVMVPTLHAVGRKWASSGDRYVEVEHLLSWHVSTALRRYTPAAPQGTASAAGPVVLACVPGEQHTLAIEALNAALCELGLPTRMFGAAVPGEALTTAVQRLGPVAVFLWAQARSTASLPLARHVADTSWGVKGARRRPLVVVGGPGWSGPAARELPRPPTLRDAVAVLSGAIATAGTGERH; encoded by the coding sequence ATGACTGAGCCGCCGGTCGAACCAGGACCCCAGGTCCTACCGGGACCGCCCGCGGAGACCGCCGACGTGCCCCTGACGACCGGTGCGCTGGCCCGGCGTCTGGGGGTCTCGCCCACCACGCTGCGTTCCTGGGACCGCCGGTACGGCATCGGGCCCGCCGTGCGCGCCGACGGACGTCACCGTCGCTGGAGTCCCGCGGACGTCGAGGTGCTGGAGAGGATGTGCCGGCTGACCTCGTCAGGGGTGCCGCCGGCCGAGGCCGCCCGCCTCGCCCGGCGGGCGACGGGCTCCCCACCGTCCGTCGTCGACGTCCCCGAACAGCCCCGTCCGCGTTCGCGGGCGGCGGGCACACTGCCGCTCGGCGATGTACGCCAGGAGTGCCGGGGGCTCGCGCGAGCCGCCGTGCGGCTCGACGCCCCCGCTGTCGAGCGACAGCTCGAGGCCGCCGTGGAGCAGTACGGCATCACCGGCGCCTGGCAGGAGGTGATGGTGCCCACGCTGCACGCGGTGGGGCGCAAGTGGGCGTCCTCCGGCGACCGTTACGTGGAGGTCGAGCATCTGCTGTCCTGGCATGTGTCGACCGCGCTGCGCCGGTACACACCCGCCGCACCGCAGGGCACGGCCTCCGCCGCCGGGCCGGTCGTCCTGGCCTGTGTGCCCGGTGAACAGCACACCCTGGCGATCGAGGCGCTCAACGCCGCGCTGTGTGAACTCGGCCTGCCCACCAGGATGTTCGGTGCGGCAGTGCCGGGAGAGGCACTCACCACCGCGGTACAGCGCCTGGGTCCCGTGGCGGTGTTCCTCTGGGCGCAGGCACGCTCCACCGCCAGCCTGCCCCTGGCCCGGCATGTCGCCGACACCTCATGGGGGGTCAAGGGCGCCCGGCGCCGGCCCTTGGTCGTGGTGGGCGGACCCGGCTGGTCAGGACCGGCGGCGCGGGAACTGCCGCGGCCACCGACCCTGCGGGACGCGGTCGCGGTCCTGTCCGGAGCGATCGCGACCGCGGGCACCGGCGAACGGCACTGA
- a CDS encoding sigma-70 family RNA polymerase sigma factor, whose translation MSQQRNATLPSSTAPRWAPVEESYADEELARGLVAGDEACLEAAYRRWSTLVHTLAWRSLGDPREAEDVTQQVFLGVWRGRGGFRPERGAFGGWIIGITRRKIADALTARTRRTDLLAAVGATLPLPLTDPSVRQTESVLDRVVVRQELAKLPSAQQKVLKLTFYEDLTQAQIAECTGWPLGTVKSHARRGLHLLHRRLRDEAFG comes from the coding sequence ATGAGCCAGCAGCGGAACGCCACACTCCCGTCCTCCACCGCACCCCGGTGGGCCCCGGTGGAGGAGTCGTACGCCGACGAGGAACTCGCCCGCGGTCTGGTCGCCGGCGACGAGGCATGCCTGGAAGCGGCCTATCGCCGGTGGTCGACGCTGGTGCACACACTCGCCTGGCGTTCCCTGGGGGACCCCAGGGAGGCCGAGGACGTGACCCAGCAGGTGTTCCTCGGGGTGTGGCGGGGCCGCGGCGGATTCCGTCCCGAGCGGGGCGCGTTCGGCGGCTGGATCATCGGCATCACCAGGCGGAAGATCGCCGACGCGCTCACCGCCCGGACCCGCCGCACCGACCTCCTCGCCGCCGTCGGCGCCACCCTGCCGCTGCCGCTCACGGATCCTTCCGTACGGCAGACCGAGTCGGTGCTGGACCGGGTCGTCGTCCGCCAGGAGCTGGCGAAGCTGCCCTCGGCCCAGCAGAAGGTCCTGAAGCTGACCTTCTACGAGGACCTGACCCAGGCGCAGATCGCGGAGTGCACCGGCTGGCCGCTGGGCACGGTCAAGAGCCACGCGCGGCGCGGACTCCACCTGCTGCACCGCCGCCTGCGTGACGAGGCGTTCGGCTAG
- a CDS encoding SPW repeat protein translates to MANVSPTRGDITSHPDASEMRARYARMLGGRDVALVDGPVFLLGLYCAVSPWILHYTTSQPALVPHNLIVGIAIGLLALGFTQTPERMYGLSWAFCAVGLWMIVSPWIVGDSPDAGVILNNVIIGALAVILGLMCTVTAAKSVPRA, encoded by the coding sequence ATGGCCAACGTCTCGCCCACCCGAGGTGACATCACCAGCCACCCTGACGCTTCCGAAATGCGGGCACGGTACGCCCGTATGCTCGGCGGCCGCGATGTGGCACTCGTGGACGGACCGGTGTTCCTGCTCGGTCTGTACTGCGCCGTATCCCCCTGGATACTCCACTACACGACGAGCCAGCCCGCCCTCGTGCCCCACAACCTGATCGTGGGCATCGCGATCGGCCTGCTGGCCCTCGGATTCACCCAGACCCCGGAACGCATGTACGGCCTCAGCTGGGCCTTCTGCGCGGTCGGTCTGTGGATGATCGTGTCGCCCTGGATCGTCGGCGACAGCCCGGATGCGGGCGTCATCCTGAACAACGTCATCATCGGCGCCCTGGCCGTCATCCTGGGGCTGATGTGCACGGTCACCGCGGCGAAGAGCGTCCCCAGGGCCTAG
- a CDS encoding ArsR/SmtB family transcription factor codes for MDRVFKALADDTRRLLLDRLHEHNGQTLGELCERIAMTRQSVTQHLALLEAANLVGAVRRGREKLHYLNPVPLHEIQERWIDKFERPRLSALGAVKRRAEEAMTDKPTFVYVTYIESTPEKVWDALTDADLTAAYWGHSNVSDWKQGSRWEHVRTDGSGVADVVGTVVESERPTRLVTSWAAPEDEGRGDRYSRVTFDIRQHGDIVRLTVTHENLADDGERAEAASGWAAVLSNLKSLLETGSPLPQEPWLVP; via the coding sequence ATGGACAGGGTCTTCAAGGCGCTGGCCGACGACACGCGCAGACTGCTGCTGGACCGGCTGCACGAGCACAACGGCCAGACGCTCGGCGAGCTGTGCGAGCGCATCGCCATGACGCGTCAGTCGGTGACCCAGCACCTGGCCCTCCTGGAGGCGGCCAACCTGGTCGGCGCGGTGCGGCGGGGGCGGGAGAAGCTGCACTACCTCAATCCGGTCCCGCTCCATGAGATCCAGGAGCGGTGGATCGACAAGTTCGAGCGCCCGCGCCTGAGCGCGCTCGGTGCCGTGAAGCGACGAGCCGAGGAAGCCATGACCGACAAGCCCACGTTCGTGTACGTCACCTACATCGAGAGCACACCGGAAAAGGTCTGGGACGCCCTCACCGACGCCGACCTCACCGCGGCCTACTGGGGGCACAGCAATGTCTCCGACTGGAAGCAGGGGTCCCGCTGGGAGCATGTACGGACCGACGGTTCCGGTGTCGCCGACGTCGTCGGCACCGTCGTGGAGAGTGAGCGTCCCACCCGCCTCGTCACCAGCTGGGCCGCGCCCGAGGACGAGGGCCGGGGCGACAGGTACTCCCGGGTCACCTTCGACATCCGGCAGCACGGCGACATCGTCCGCCTCACCGTCACCCACGAGAACCTGGCCGACGACGGCGAGCGCGCCGAGGCGGCCTCGGGCTGGGCGGCGGTGCTGTCGAACCTCAAGTCGCTGCTGGAGACCGGCAGTCCGCTCCCGCAGGAGCCGTGGCTGGTGCCGTGA
- a CDS encoding GlsB/YeaQ/YmgE family stress response membrane protein, with protein MEISGIISAIVIGIVIGVLGRLVIPGRQRIGILLTIVVGIVAALLGSAIAAGFDVADTKGVDWVEWLIQIALAALGVAALDRSRPRARR; from the coding sequence ATGGAGATCTCGGGCATCATCAGCGCGATCGTGATCGGCATCGTCATCGGTGTGCTGGGCCGACTCGTGATCCCGGGCCGGCAGCGCATCGGGATCCTGCTGACCATCGTCGTCGGCATCGTGGCCGCACTGCTCGGCTCGGCGATCGCCGCGGGGTTCGACGTGGCCGACACCAAGGGCGTCGACTGGGTCGAATGGCTCATCCAGATCGCTCTCGCCGCGCTCGGCGTCGCCGCTCTGGACCGGTCGAGGCCGAGGGCGCGCCGCTGA
- a CDS encoding GNAT family N-acetyltransferase, whose amino-acid sequence MTLRIIPLADPEPGASSRRLAWLAAAADGAPTGSAFLRLFTKAGQEHLAELEIAVHGAERRRGVGTRLLEAAVATARAEGRRTVVAQAEQGSPADRFLAARGFRPVLSLTYARLALAEADVTAVGEQPCLGYELTEWDGVVPDELAQSYADSRRAMDDMPMEGTDYGTVVWDVERVVAAAEAVARRGELLHTVAAVDTVNGSVVGFSELVVPGDGRGDGQHYGTAVLPEHRGHGLARWMKAASIRRARERHPELAGLLTDTANSNAPMLAVNEALGYVPTHKAVEYQLDL is encoded by the coding sequence TTGACCCTGCGCATCATCCCGCTGGCCGACCCCGAACCCGGCGCTTCCAGTCGCCGCCTGGCCTGGCTGGCCGCGGCGGCCGACGGAGCACCGACCGGGTCCGCCTTCCTGCGGCTGTTCACGAAGGCCGGGCAGGAGCATCTCGCGGAACTGGAGATCGCCGTGCACGGCGCCGAGCGGCGGCGGGGCGTCGGCACCCGTCTGCTGGAGGCCGCCGTGGCCACGGCGCGGGCCGAGGGACGGCGGACCGTCGTCGCGCAGGCCGAACAGGGCTCCCCCGCCGACCGGTTCCTGGCGGCCCGGGGCTTCCGTCCGGTGCTCTCCCTGACCTACGCCAGGCTCGCCCTGGCCGAAGCGGACGTCACCGCGGTAGGTGAACAGCCTTGCCTCGGCTATGAGTTGACCGAGTGGGACGGCGTCGTGCCGGACGAACTCGCCCAGTCGTACGCCGACTCACGCCGCGCCATGGACGACATGCCGATGGAGGGCACCGACTACGGCACGGTCGTCTGGGACGTGGAGCGGGTGGTCGCCGCGGCCGAGGCGGTCGCGCGGCGCGGTGAACTGCTGCACACCGTCGCCGCGGTGGACACGGTGAACGGATCGGTCGTCGGCTTCTCCGAACTCGTCGTGCCGGGCGACGGCCGGGGCGACGGACAGCACTACGGTACGGCCGTGCTGCCGGAGCACCGCGGCCATGGCCTCGCCCGCTGGATGAAGGCGGCGTCGATCCGCCGCGCCCGTGAACGGCACCCGGAACTCGCCGGGTTGCTCACCGACACCGCGAACAGCAACGCGCCCATGCTCGCCGTCAACGAGGCCCTCGGCTACGTGCCCACCCACAAGGCGGTGGAGTACCAGCTAGACCTGTGA
- a CDS encoding NAD-dependent epimerase/dehydratase family protein, which translates to MNQSILLAGASGALGRQISRALTEAGHKVTGLGRRPGSDIRADLLDRDAVLRGVDGHRFDTVIHAATALSKPPMRHRDMYATDALRIEGTAHLIEAAQAAGARRFVSESMVFGYGYGDHGDRELTEDDTFGPRGNNPELERHLDGMRTKERLTFEAEGLEGIALRYGAFYGPGGTENLVPMLRKRQLPAPADHGRVLPWIELADAGRAMAAAVDKGRPGQAYNIADRTPMGFRGYLECVSEEFGLPKPMTVPMWLMRPMSYAQVVVAATLRVSIAKAERELGWSPVYPSCREGVAALRASQV; encoded by the coding sequence ATGAACCAGAGCATCCTCCTCGCAGGCGCCAGCGGAGCCCTCGGCCGCCAGATCAGCCGAGCCCTCACCGAGGCGGGCCACAAGGTCACCGGGCTCGGCCGCAGGCCGGGCAGCGACATCCGCGCCGACCTCCTGGACCGCGACGCCGTGTTGCGCGGCGTCGACGGCCACCGCTTCGACACCGTGATCCACGCGGCGACGGCCCTGAGCAAGCCGCCCATGCGGCACCGCGACATGTACGCCACCGACGCACTGCGCATCGAGGGCACCGCGCACCTGATCGAGGCCGCCCAGGCCGCCGGTGCCCGCCGCTTCGTGTCGGAGTCGATGGTCTTCGGCTACGGCTACGGCGACCACGGCGACCGGGAACTCACCGAGGACGACACCTTCGGCCCGCGCGGCAACAACCCGGAGCTGGAACGGCACCTCGACGGCATGCGCACCAAGGAGCGGCTGACCTTCGAGGCCGAGGGGCTGGAGGGCATCGCGCTGCGCTACGGCGCCTTCTACGGCCCTGGCGGCACCGAGAACCTCGTGCCGATGCTGCGCAAGCGGCAACTGCCCGCTCCCGCCGACCACGGTCGGGTCCTGCCGTGGATCGAACTCGCCGACGCGGGCCGCGCCATGGCGGCCGCCGTCGACAAGGGCCGTCCGGGACAGGCGTACAACATCGCGGACCGCACCCCCATGGGGTTCCGGGGCTATCTCGAGTGCGTGTCCGAGGAGTTCGGCCTGCCGAAGCCGATGACCGTACCGATGTGGCTGATGCGGCCGATGTCCTACGCACAGGTGGTGGTGGCGGCGACGCTGCGGGTGTCCATCGCCAAGGCCGAGCGGGAACTGGGCTGGTCGCCGGTGTACCCGTCCTGCCGCGAGGGTGTGGCCGCGCTGCGTGCCTCACAGGTCTAG
- a CDS encoding GNAT family N-acetyltransferase, with translation MDHTAVLALYDRDMREGAQPDSPESRIERVGKVVRQVSSEQGWNGVVWSDLDADGADAAIAEQISYFSGLGREFEWKLYGHDLPVDLGQRLRTAGFTAQPEETLMIGEVNDLTLDAEPPEGVRILPVTDRAGVDLVADVHEAAFGSDSTRLRHQLLAQLTADPDSVVAVVALAGDTPVSAARMELVPGTRFAGLWGGGTVEAWRGRGIYRALVAVRAREAAERGYRYLQVDAMPASRPILERLGFEPLTTTTPYLYTP, from the coding sequence ATGGATCACACCGCGGTACTCGCCCTGTACGACCGGGACATGCGCGAAGGCGCACAGCCGGACAGCCCCGAGTCCCGGATCGAGCGGGTCGGCAAGGTGGTCCGCCAGGTCTCCTCCGAGCAGGGATGGAACGGAGTGGTCTGGTCCGACCTGGACGCCGACGGCGCGGACGCGGCGATAGCCGAGCAGATCTCGTACTTCTCCGGACTCGGTCGCGAGTTCGAGTGGAAGCTCTACGGGCACGACCTGCCGGTCGACCTCGGGCAGCGGCTCAGGACAGCGGGGTTCACCGCGCAGCCGGAGGAGACCCTGATGATCGGTGAGGTCAACGACCTGACCCTCGACGCCGAGCCGCCCGAGGGCGTGCGCATCCTGCCCGTCACCGACCGGGCGGGCGTCGACCTCGTCGCTGACGTGCACGAGGCGGCCTTCGGCTCCGACAGCACCCGGCTGCGCCACCAGCTGCTGGCCCAGCTCACCGCCGACCCGGACAGCGTGGTCGCCGTCGTCGCCCTGGCGGGGGACACCCCGGTCAGCGCGGCCCGGATGGAGCTTGTACCCGGCACCCGGTTCGCCGGTCTGTGGGGCGGCGGCACCGTCGAGGCCTGGCGCGGCCGTGGCATCTACCGCGCCCTGGTCGCCGTGCGCGCCCGCGAGGCGGCGGAGCGCGGCTACCGCTATCTTCAGGTGGACGCCATGCCGGCCAGCCGCCCCATCCTGGAACGGCTCGGCTTCGAGCCGCTCACCACGACCACTCCGTACCTGTACACACCCTGA
- a CDS encoding nucleoside deaminase, whose protein sequence is MVVKDAELPYLRRCVELAAEALEAGDEPFGSVLVGADGEVLAEDHNRVASGDRTRHPEFELARWSAAHMSPEARAAATVYTSGEHCPMCAAAHAWVGLGRIVYVASSEQLAQWLSQLGVPAPPVRTLPVHEVAPGVAVEGPVPALTEEVHALHRRFHQG, encoded by the coding sequence ATGGTCGTGAAGGACGCCGAGCTGCCGTATCTGCGCCGCTGTGTGGAGCTGGCCGCGGAGGCCCTGGAGGCGGGGGACGAGCCGTTCGGTTCGGTGCTGGTGGGAGCGGACGGCGAGGTGCTCGCCGAGGACCACAACCGGGTGGCCTCCGGCGACCGCACCCGCCACCCCGAGTTCGAGCTGGCGCGCTGGTCCGCGGCCCACATGTCGCCCGAGGCGCGGGCGGCGGCGACCGTCTACACCTCCGGCGAGCACTGTCCTATGTGCGCGGCCGCCCACGCCTGGGTGGGCCTCGGCCGCATCGTCTATGTCGCCTCCTCGGAACAACTGGCCCAGTGGTTGAGCCAGTTGGGGGTTCCGGCACCACCGGTGCGAACCCTGCCGGTGCACGAGGTGGCGCCCGGGGTGGCCGTGGAGGGCCCGGTGCCGGCGCTCACCGAGGAGGTGCACGCACTCCACCGGCGCTTCCACCAGGGGTGA
- a CDS encoding chaplin — protein sequence MKRVTRNGVIAVAAVSGAMAAAMPAYADSAADGETAGSPGVVSGNTIQLPVHVPVNVCGNTVNVVGLLNPAAGNTCVNEGGENGPAPAGAAAQSSGKDSPGVVSGNGVQLPVHLPVNVSGNGVSVAGVGNAAVGNESVNTSGEQPAETPVKPAPEPEAAPPKPRPGPKADEPGPEQPASSLAHTGADQTLPAVAGSAALMLGGAALYRRFRPRSER from the coding sequence ATGAAACGGGTTACCCGAAACGGTGTGATCGCCGTCGCCGCCGTGTCCGGCGCGATGGCTGCGGCGATGCCCGCTTACGCCGACTCCGCGGCGGACGGCGAGACGGCCGGCTCGCCCGGGGTCGTCTCCGGCAACACGATCCAGCTCCCGGTGCATGTCCCGGTGAACGTCTGCGGCAACACCGTGAACGTGGTGGGGCTCCTCAACCCCGCCGCGGGCAACACCTGTGTGAACGAGGGCGGCGAGAACGGCCCGGCGCCCGCGGGCGCCGCCGCGCAGAGCAGCGGAAAGGATTCGCCGGGGGTGGTCTCCGGCAACGGTGTCCAGCTTCCGGTCCACCTCCCGGTGAACGTCAGCGGGAACGGTGTGAGCGTGGCAGGGGTCGGCAACGCGGCCGTCGGCAACGAGTCCGTCAACACCTCTGGCGAACAGCCCGCCGAGACCCCCGTGAAGCCGGCACCCGAGCCGGAGGCCGCCCCTCCGAAGCCGCGCCCGGGTCCGAAGGCCGACGAGCCCGGGCCGGAGCAGCCTGCGTCCTCGCTCGCTCACACGGGAGCGGACCAGACCCTCCCCGCCGTCGCGGGCAGCGCCGCGCTGATGCTGGGCGGAGCCGCCCTGTACCGCCGCTTCCGCCCGCGGTCGGAGCGCTGA